In the Nitrospinota bacterium genome, GGGCTTTTTCAACTCGATCTTTTATCTTTAGCGAATATAGCAAGCCAAGTAAAACAGAGAAAGCATTCCCATAATATGATTACATATATCATCGATAGAAATATCAACTATTCCAATATTTGCGTTTCAGGATGTAAATTTTGTGCTTTTTACAGGAAAAAGGATGACCCTGAATCTTACACCTTGGCTAAGGAAGAGATTTTTAAGAAGATTGACGAATTAATATCAAAAGGTGGCTGTCAAATCCTGATGCAGGGCGGCCTCCATCCAGACCATTCTTTGGATTTCTATGAAGACCTTGTTAGGGAAATTAAAGCAAGATTTGATATCCATATTCATGCCTTTTCTCCACCAGAGATCGTCCATATTGCAAATATCTCAAGTCTTTCCATAGAGGATGTTATAGTAAGGCTCAAAGACGCTGGATTAGGTTCAATCCCCGGAGGGGGTGCGGAGATTCTCTCTAATAAAATCAGGAAAAGGATAAGCCCCAATAAATGCACTGCTGATGATTGGATAAATGTAATGAGATTGGCCCACAAAATTGGTTTGAGGACGACCGCAACAATGATGTTTGGTCATATTGAAACCCTTGAAGACAGGGTGGTTCATCTATTAAAGATTAGAGAACTGCAGGATGAAACCGGAGGATTTACAGCATTTATCCCTTGGACCTTTCAGCCGAAGAACACTCAATTAAAAAGAGCTTCGGTGAGTAGTTATGACTATTTGAGGACTCTGGCCATATCAAGGATAGCCCTTGAAAATTTTGAGAATATTCAGGCATCATGGGTTACACAGGGAGATAAAATAGCTCAAATTGCACTCTTCTTTGGCGCCAATGA is a window encoding:
- the mqnC gene encoding cyclic dehypoxanthinyl futalosine synthase — its product is MNNLLLEKVLKGKRLSQDEIFGLFQLDLLSLANIASQVKQRKHSHNMITYIIDRNINYSNICVSGCKFCAFYRKKDDPESYTLAKEEIFKKIDELISKGGCQILMQGGLHPDHSLDFYEDLVREIKARFDIHIHAFSPPEIVHIANISSLSIEDVIVRLKDAGLGSIPGGGAEILSNKIRKRISPNKCTADDWINVMRLAHKIGLRTTATMMFGHIETLEDRVVHLLKIRELQDETGGFTAFIPWTFQPKNTQLKRASVSSYDYLRTLAISRIALENFENIQASWVTQGDKIAQIALFFGANDMGSTMLEENVVRAAGVSFQMTEAQICRLIEDIGLIPRRRDTLYNLL